A genomic window from Paraburkholderia phytofirmans OLGA172 includes:
- a CDS encoding efflux transporter outer membrane subunit, giving the protein MVPTIYKWSMRWISCSGCLAIAAGCSLAPKYDRPPVSGSATPFKELQGATPSLSSDTAPLADGSTWKTAQPSESIPRGEWWTIFNDPKLDELESEAALNNQNLEAAVARVKESRAITQTVRSGLFPTVNAGFGPTREKVSPASQFQPDGTDFPSQTLWRAQANAAYEVDLFGRVADSVQASKADAQRSEALLKSVLLALQADVAQNYFKLRELDAEIDVFRRTVTLRQQALELVQHKYREGDISELDLARARSELATARSDEMTVQRMRTASEHSLAVLLGRAPSEFSMAASPIEPIKVSVPPGLPSSLLERRPDVAAAEQAMIAANARIGVAKSAYFPSLILTGSGGFEAATLADLFKWSSRAFLLGPLVGTALTIPLFDGGKRKGNLANSRAVYEEDVALYRQQVLTAFKEVEDNLSDLRILRDQVQTQSEAVDASSRAEQLSSTQYKEGAVNYLDVIDAQRTVLQSQRAAVQLSGVQAVATVNLVRALGGGWGDAEATPLAPGMEESISVK; this is encoded by the coding sequence ATGGTACCCACAATATATAAATGGTCTATGCGGTGGATCTCCTGCTCGGGATGTCTGGCGATAGCGGCCGGTTGCTCCCTTGCCCCCAAGTACGACAGGCCGCCAGTCAGTGGATCTGCCACACCATTTAAAGAACTTCAGGGCGCGACACCGTCCCTCAGTTCTGATACGGCACCACTGGCCGACGGCAGCACGTGGAAGACCGCGCAACCGTCTGAGTCAATTCCACGGGGTGAGTGGTGGACGATTTTCAACGACCCCAAACTCGACGAACTTGAGTCCGAAGCGGCGCTCAATAATCAGAATCTCGAGGCGGCGGTTGCCCGTGTGAAGGAATCGCGAGCCATTACGCAAACCGTCAGGTCCGGTCTGTTTCCGACAGTCAACGCCGGATTTGGCCCGACTCGAGAAAAGGTATCGCCCGCGTCACAGTTCCAACCGGACGGAACTGATTTCCCATCCCAAACCCTGTGGCGTGCGCAGGCGAACGCCGCCTACGAGGTAGACCTCTTCGGTCGGGTCGCTGACTCCGTGCAGGCATCGAAAGCGGATGCTCAGCGAAGTGAAGCGCTGCTCAAGTCGGTCCTTCTTGCCTTGCAAGCGGATGTCGCGCAAAACTACTTCAAACTCCGAGAGCTTGATGCAGAGATTGACGTCTTCAGACGTACCGTTACGCTGCGCCAGCAAGCCCTGGAATTGGTCCAGCATAAGTATCGCGAGGGTGATATCAGTGAGCTTGACCTGGCTAGAGCTCGCTCGGAGTTGGCGACAGCTCGATCGGACGAGATGACCGTGCAGCGTATGCGCACGGCGTCGGAGCACAGTCTGGCCGTCCTGCTGGGGCGTGCGCCGTCTGAATTTTCAATGGCCGCGAGTCCAATTGAACCCATAAAAGTTAGCGTCCCGCCGGGTCTGCCTTCGTCGCTTCTCGAGCGCCGGCCCGATGTGGCGGCGGCAGAGCAGGCGATGATCGCGGCGAATGCCAGGATAGGAGTTGCCAAATCTGCGTACTTTCCATCGCTAATCCTGACAGGTTCTGGCGGCTTTGAGGCAGCGACTCTGGCGGATCTGTTCAAGTGGTCGAGCCGGGCGTTTCTGCTAGGTCCTCTGGTCGGTACGGCACTTACCATCCCTCTGTTTGATGGAGGTAAGCGTAAAGGGAATCTGGCAAATTCCAGGGCAGTCTACGAGGAGGATGTTGCGCTTTATCGCCAACAGGTCCTGACGGCATTCAAGGAAGTGGAGGACAACCTGTCGGATCTGAGGATCCTGCGAGACCAGGTTCAGACTCAATCCGAGGCAGTTGACGCGTCATCGAGAGCAGAGCAGCTATCAAGTACGCAGTATAAGGAAGGCGCGGTCAACTACCTTGACGTTATCGATGCCCAGCGAACCGTCCTGCAGTCCCAGCGTGCCGCTGTACAGCTTTCCGGTGTGCAGGCTGTCGCTACGGTGAATCTGGTGCGTGCACTTGGAGGCGGTTGGGGGGATGCAGAAGCGACTCCACTTGCTCCCGGTATGGAAGAGAGCATTTCGGTGAAGTAA
- a CDS encoding efflux RND transporter permease subunit, whose translation MNISRFFIDRPIFAAVLSVLILLGGVISIFKLPISEYPEIVPPSVVVKASYPGANPKVIAASVAAPLEEQINGVEDMLYMESQATSDGNLSIRITFKLGTNPNLAQQLVENRVSQALPRLPEDVQRLGVTTIKSSPTLTMVVHLISPNSRYNLIYLRNYGLINVRDRLQRIPGVGEVQLKGAGDYSMRIWLDPQKVAQRNMAATDVVNAIREQNVQVAAGQIGASPATPDATVQLNVNARGRLQTEEDFRNIVLKTGKDGAVTHLRDVARVELSAAEYADRSLLNNKPAVAMWVFQQPGANSLDISANVRKTMEELKADFPPGVEYRIVYDPTQFVKASIHAVIHTLFEAIILVVIVVVIFLQTWRASVIPLIAVPVSIIGTFSLMLAFGFSINALSLFGMVLAIGIVVDDAIVVVENVERNIETGMSVKDATYKAMEEVSGPIVAIALTLVAVFVPLAFMSGLTGQFYKQFAVTIAISTVISAFNSLTLSPALAALMLKGHEEPKDWLTRGMETVFGGFFRVFNRTFKSGSEKYGGSVGIVVLHKGPMLGLYAVLIGLTLLMGKMVPGGFVPAQDKQYLVAFAQLPNGASLDRTEQVVRQMSEIAMKQPGVQDAVEHPGMSINGFVHSSSAAVIFICLSDFDKRTTKETSGPAITEALNKKYAAIKEAYIAVFPPPPVLGLGTVGGFKLQLEDRAALGYSALNDAAQKFLKVAAQTPELGPAFSSYQINVPQINVDIDRTRAKQLGVAVTDIFSTLQIYLGSFYVNDFNKFGRVYQVRVQADAPFRSHTGDLGFLKTRNADGDMVPLSSVVTVTPTYGPDDVVRYNAYTAADINSGPSLGFSNNEAQKAIDRVAAQTLPNGIKYEWTDLAYQQILAGNSAVYVFPISVLLVFLVLAALYESLSLPLAVIMIVPMSILAALTGVWLTDGDNNIFTQIGLMVLVGLSAKNAILIVEFARELEMQGRTIVEAAVEASRLRLRPILMTSIAFIMGVIPLVVSEGAGSEMRHAMGIAVFSGMLGMTVFGLMLIPVFYVLLRKLAGGEVIVDRHGKRPTVRGIDASE comes from the coding sequence ATGAACATATCCCGCTTTTTCATCGACCGCCCCATCTTCGCTGCGGTCTTGTCGGTGCTGATCCTGCTGGGCGGCGTCATCTCGATATTCAAGTTGCCGATTTCGGAGTATCCCGAGATTGTTCCCCCATCTGTGGTCGTCAAAGCGTCCTATCCGGGAGCTAATCCAAAGGTCATTGCCGCAAGCGTCGCAGCTCCGCTTGAGGAGCAGATCAATGGTGTCGAGGATATGTTGTACATGGAGTCACAGGCGACCAGCGACGGTAACCTGAGCATCAGAATTACGTTCAAGCTGGGAACGAATCCGAATCTCGCGCAGCAACTCGTTGAAAATCGCGTCTCCCAGGCGTTGCCACGTCTTCCCGAGGACGTGCAGCGGCTTGGGGTAACGACAATCAAATCGTCGCCGACATTGACGATGGTGGTGCATCTGATTTCCCCGAACAGTCGATACAACCTGATTTACCTCAGAAACTACGGGTTGATCAACGTCCGCGACCGGCTTCAGCGAATTCCCGGTGTTGGGGAGGTGCAGTTAAAGGGAGCGGGCGACTATTCAATGCGGATATGGCTTGATCCTCAGAAGGTGGCCCAGCGGAACATGGCCGCGACGGACGTGGTGAATGCGATTCGCGAGCAGAACGTGCAGGTTGCCGCCGGTCAGATCGGCGCCTCACCGGCAACGCCTGATGCCACTGTTCAATTGAATGTAAATGCCAGAGGGCGGCTGCAGACGGAAGAGGACTTCAGAAACATTGTCCTGAAAACGGGTAAGGATGGCGCTGTCACGCACCTGCGAGACGTCGCGCGGGTCGAGCTTTCCGCCGCCGAGTATGCAGACCGTTCACTGTTAAATAACAAGCCCGCTGTCGCGATGTGGGTGTTCCAGCAGCCCGGGGCAAATTCGCTCGATATTTCCGCGAACGTTCGAAAAACAATGGAGGAGCTCAAGGCCGATTTCCCTCCTGGCGTTGAGTATCGCATCGTCTACGATCCGACGCAGTTCGTAAAGGCGAGCATCCACGCGGTCATCCACACGCTTTTCGAAGCCATCATTCTTGTTGTGATTGTCGTCGTCATCTTCTTGCAGACGTGGCGGGCTTCGGTCATTCCGCTGATAGCGGTTCCGGTGTCCATCATCGGGACGTTCTCGCTCATGCTGGCGTTCGGCTTTTCGATAAACGCATTGTCCCTCTTCGGCATGGTCCTCGCCATTGGTATAGTCGTCGACGATGCGATTGTCGTCGTCGAGAACGTCGAGCGAAATATCGAGACCGGGATGTCGGTCAAAGACGCCACCTACAAAGCGATGGAGGAGGTGAGCGGGCCTATTGTTGCAATCGCGCTGACGCTTGTTGCGGTGTTTGTGCCGCTCGCGTTCATGTCAGGCCTGACTGGGCAGTTCTACAAGCAGTTTGCCGTAACGATCGCGATATCTACGGTTATCTCTGCCTTCAATTCGCTCACGCTCTCGCCGGCGCTTGCAGCGCTCATGCTTAAAGGTCATGAGGAACCGAAGGACTGGTTGACACGGGGCATGGAGACCGTGTTCGGCGGATTCTTCCGTGTTTTCAACCGGACCTTCAAATCTGGATCGGAGAAGTATGGGGGCAGTGTCGGAATCGTCGTCTTGCACAAAGGCCCGATGTTGGGTCTCTACGCGGTCCTGATAGGCCTGACTTTGCTAATGGGCAAGATGGTGCCAGGCGGGTTCGTGCCTGCACAGGACAAGCAGTATCTCGTGGCGTTTGCCCAGCTTCCTAACGGAGCGTCATTAGACCGGACGGAGCAGGTAGTCAGGCAGATGAGTGAAATCGCAATGAAACAACCCGGGGTACAGGACGCAGTTGAGCATCCGGGGATGTCCATCAACGGCTTTGTTCACTCGTCAAGTGCGGCGGTCATCTTCATCTGCCTGTCTGACTTCGACAAGCGAACTACCAAAGAGACGTCCGGTCCCGCGATTACGGAGGCGCTAAACAAGAAGTACGCGGCAATCAAGGAAGCGTACATCGCGGTTTTCCCTCCGCCACCCGTATTGGGGCTTGGCACAGTGGGTGGGTTCAAGCTTCAACTTGAAGATCGAGCCGCACTAGGGTATTCCGCCTTGAACGACGCAGCTCAAAAGTTCCTGAAGGTTGCCGCGCAGACACCTGAGCTGGGACCAGCGTTTTCCAGCTATCAGATCAACGTGCCGCAGATCAACGTCGACATCGACCGCACACGGGCAAAACAGCTCGGCGTGGCGGTCACGGACATCTTCAGCACCCTCCAGATTTACCTCGGCTCTTTCTACGTCAACGATTTCAACAAATTCGGTCGAGTCTACCAGGTTCGTGTTCAGGCCGATGCCCCATTCAGATCCCATACAGGCGATCTGGGGTTCCTGAAGACGCGGAATGCTGATGGCGATATGGTGCCGCTCTCATCGGTAGTCACAGTCACCCCGACTTACGGTCCAGACGATGTTGTCCGGTACAACGCGTACACGGCGGCTGATATCAACTCTGGACCCTCGTTAGGCTTTTCAAACAACGAAGCCCAGAAGGCCATTGATCGGGTTGCGGCTCAAACGCTTCCAAACGGGATCAAGTACGAGTGGACCGACCTAGCGTATCAGCAGATTCTGGCAGGAAATTCGGCAGTATATGTCTTCCCGATTAGCGTTTTGCTGGTTTTCCTCGTACTGGCTGCGTTGTACGAAAGCCTCTCGTTGCCACTCGCTGTGATCATGATTGTGCCAATGAGCATCCTGGCCGCGCTTACCGGCGTGTGGCTTACTGATGGCGACAACAACATTTTCACGCAAATCGGTCTGATGGTCCTTGTCGGCCTGTCAGCGAAGAACGCAATTCTCATTGTGGAATTCGCTCGAGAGCTGGAAATGCAGGGCCGGACGATAGTCGAAGCCGCGGTCGAAGCCAGCCGGCTGCGACTGCGTCCGATATTGATGACGTCCATCGCTTTCATCATGGGCGTCATCCCGCTGGTTGTGTCGGAAGGCGCCGGGTCGGAAATGCGGCACGCGATGGGCATCGCTGTGTTCTCCGGGATGTTGGGGATGACCGTATTTGGGCTGATGTTAATCCCCGTGTTCTACGTCTTGCTCCGCAAACTAGCGGGTGGCGAGGTGATCGTCGACCGGCACGGCAAGCGGCCGACTGTGCGCGGAATAGATGCCTCGGAATAA
- a CDS encoding efflux RND transporter periplasmic adaptor subunit has translation MLMIALGISLSYKKPHGDYLVTRASAAAPVAAPHPQVDVASVVVKTITDYQVYAGRIEAIDTVEIRPLVPGTIVAVHFKDGSLVKKGDSLFTIDPRPYIAEVDRAEGQLAAAQARNGYASTDAERAERLLKDNAIAKRDYDQAQNAARSASADLKTARASLEAAKINLAYTNIVAPVSGRVSRAELTLGNIVSTGASAPLLTTLVSVSPIYASFDADEHTYLQFLSKDSKEKVSVSLGLANEKGYSREGRIDSVDNRLDNGSGTIRVRARFDNTDAVLVPGLYARVKVGGGAPHQAFLIEDAAVETDQDKKFVLIVDSSNRVQYRNVSIGDMYDGLRVISDGLKEGDRIVVNGLQRVKPSDVVEVHTVAMGASPALSENTAQ, from the coding sequence ATGTTGATGATCGCGCTAGGAATATCCCTGTCGTACAAAAAACCGCATGGTGACTATCTTGTGACTCGGGCATCTGCCGCAGCTCCCGTCGCGGCACCACATCCTCAGGTCGACGTGGCGTCGGTTGTAGTCAAGACGATCACGGACTATCAGGTCTATGCCGGGAGGATTGAGGCGATAGACACGGTTGAGATACGCCCTTTGGTCCCGGGCACTATCGTAGCCGTCCACTTCAAAGACGGTAGTCTGGTGAAGAAAGGTGACAGTCTCTTCACAATTGACCCTCGTCCGTACATAGCAGAGGTGGACCGGGCGGAAGGGCAGCTCGCCGCAGCGCAGGCGAGGAACGGCTACGCATCGACCGACGCTGAACGGGCAGAGCGTTTGCTGAAGGACAATGCCATCGCTAAACGGGACTATGACCAGGCGCAAAATGCCGCCCGCAGCGCTTCGGCCGACCTGAAGACCGCTCGCGCGTCACTCGAAGCGGCAAAGATCAACCTTGCGTACACAAATATCGTCGCGCCTGTCTCTGGCCGCGTATCCCGCGCCGAGCTAACACTGGGAAACATTGTGTCGACGGGCGCAAGTGCCCCGCTCTTGACCACTCTCGTTTCTGTCTCGCCTATATATGCCTCCTTTGACGCCGATGAGCACACCTACCTCCAGTTTCTGAGCAAGGACTCCAAGGAGAAGGTATCGGTTTCACTTGGGCTGGCGAACGAGAAGGGATATTCACGAGAGGGCCGTATCGACTCCGTCGATAACCGGCTCGACAACGGGTCCGGGACTATCCGTGTTCGCGCACGGTTTGATAACACCGATGCTGTTCTCGTACCCGGTCTGTACGCCAGGGTGAAGGTGGGCGGAGGTGCGCCTCACCAGGCATTTCTTATCGAAGATGCCGCTGTTGAGACCGATCAGGACAAGAAGTTCGTGCTTATCGTTGATAGCAGCAATCGGGTTCAGTACCGGAATGTCTCGATCGGCGACATGTACGACGGCTTGAGGGTTATATCAGATGGCCTGAAGGAGGGTGACCGTATCGTTGTCAACGGCCTCCAGCGAGTCAAGCCTTCTGACGTTGTGGAGGTACACACAGTGGCGATGGGTGCTAGCCCTGCGTTGTCCGAGAACACCGCCCAGTAG
- a CDS encoding alkene reductase encodes MSNKMFSPIKVGVLNLPHRIAMAPLTRSRASKTGNVPTAMNVEYYRQRASAALIITEAAQISPQGQGYAWTPGIHSAEQIEGWKEVTRAVHAEGGRIFMQLWHVGRVSHPSFQPDGALPVGPSALPVPGKTFIVDEDGAGVWADVPTPRALSVAEIDQIVADYAVASRNAIDAGMDGIEIHAGNGYLLDQFINSNSNKRTDEYGDSSENRARFLLRVVDAVIREVGANRVAVRLTPMGRFMGMGDDTPEETFGLVASELNRRELAYLHVVEPEILGTVLDDSYDARWKTIIPLMRKNFTGILVLAGGYDVESAKKALADSRGDIIAFGRPFIANPDLPERLKIGAELNEADRATFFGGDAAGYIDYPALPKLEEAVTG; translated from the coding sequence GTGTCGAACAAAATGTTTTCTCCGATTAAGGTCGGCGTGCTCAACTTGCCGCATCGTATCGCTATGGCTCCGTTAACGCGGTCGCGGGCATCAAAGACAGGTAATGTTCCGACCGCGATGAACGTCGAGTATTACCGTCAACGCGCGAGTGCTGCTCTGATTATCACCGAAGCCGCGCAAATCTCCCCGCAAGGTCAAGGCTATGCCTGGACTCCCGGCATCCATAGCGCTGAGCAGATCGAAGGCTGGAAGGAAGTAACTCGGGCAGTTCACGCTGAGGGCGGTCGTATCTTCATGCAGCTCTGGCACGTTGGCCGCGTATCGCATCCGTCGTTCCAGCCGGATGGCGCGCTGCCTGTTGGCCCCTCGGCCTTGCCGGTGCCGGGCAAGACTTTTATTGTCGATGAAGACGGTGCAGGAGTCTGGGCCGACGTGCCGACGCCGCGCGCGCTTTCCGTAGCAGAGATTGATCAGATTGTTGCCGACTACGCGGTTGCCAGCCGCAACGCAATCGACGCAGGCATGGACGGTATCGAGATCCATGCAGGAAATGGATACCTTCTCGACCAATTCATCAACAGCAATAGTAATAAGCGCACGGATGAATACGGTGACTCCTCTGAAAATCGCGCTCGTTTCCTGCTTCGGGTCGTAGACGCGGTGATCAGGGAAGTGGGTGCGAACCGCGTGGCCGTAAGACTTACGCCGATGGGCCGCTTCATGGGCATGGGCGACGATACGCCGGAGGAAACGTTTGGTCTCGTCGCCAGTGAACTCAATCGGCGCGAGCTTGCGTACCTGCATGTGGTTGAGCCGGAGATTCTCGGTACCGTACTGGACGACAGCTACGATGCTCGCTGGAAGACCATCATCCCCTTGATGCGGAAGAATTTCACCGGGATTCTGGTTCTGGCAGGCGGCTACGATGTGGAAAGCGCAAAGAAAGCGCTTGCGGACAGCCGTGGCGACATCATCGCGTTTGGTCGGCCGTTCATCGCTAATCCGGATCTCCCGGAGCGTCTGAAAATTGGCGCCGAGTTGAACGAAGCGGATCGGGCGACCTTCTTCGGTGGCGATGCCGCAGGCTACATCGACTATCCGGCGCTACCCAAGCTGGAGGAAGCAGTAACCGGCTAA
- a CDS encoding ATP-dependent Clp protease ATP-binding subunit: MVNLMCEICGVRRSVARVALVQNHERRILDVCEFHFERLLRHQRTLSPLEALFRTDLGGPVQDDARIVDLSTPTAGDSDSMYINEYFSDTVRELLQRAAERALEFGRSEVDTEHLLYELLAIPAVAETFNQLHQSATEIQKLIDETAPKQSKVVNRRNDRMLVSPRLKSVLQIAYHEARRQGLGYVGPEHLMIGLAAVPDSFAGNLLRKLGASAQTLRQELQHQPTGQDKNKKAETSTTPHLDRFSRDLTSLAREGRIDPVIGRSVEIETMIEILARRRKNNPVLIGEPGVGKTAIVEGLAIRMVKGDVPDSLRDKRLLELNINSMVAGSKYRGEFEERVQQLIDEILKNRDALVIFVDEVHTIVGAGQGGGEGGLDIANVFKPAMARGELNLIGATTLAEYQKHIESDSALERRFQPILVSEATVEQSINILRGLRDRLEGHHHVTIQDDAIVAAATLSDRYVAGRFLPDKAIDLVDQAAARVHLSATSRPADILEFESEIAQMKREQDYAATRKLFERAHALDSRIKDKEKALSDATDKWKSKVSCNTSDVSATHIAEIVAKLTGIPVAQLTAAERERLMDLEGRLHHRVIGQGEAVRAVSDAVRRARAGLQGSGRPTAVFLFLGPTGVGKTELAKALAEVVFGDEDALIRMDMSEYMERHAVARLMGAPPGYVGYDEGGQLTERVRRRPYSVILFDEIEKAHPDVYNVLLQVFDDGRLTDGKGRVVDFGNTLMIATSNLGAEIIGGHKRAGLGFMQNDASPSVRGGVMDVLRQHFRPEFINRVDDIIIFESLGQKETLQIVRLQLEQVKRVASSQDIEITFSEAVVELLARVGYRPEFGARELRRQIRQLIENELARQILDGTLSEGMKVLCELDSESHKIAFRQQSVPRSESTSDSSPGNVGPIAVPEG; this comes from the coding sequence ATGGTCAACCTCATGTGTGAGATTTGTGGTGTTCGCAGGTCAGTTGCTCGTGTCGCGCTGGTCCAGAATCACGAGCGCCGCATACTAGACGTATGCGAGTTCCACTTTGAGCGCCTGTTGCGTCATCAAAGGACGCTGTCGCCACTGGAAGCACTGTTTCGCACCGACCTTGGCGGACCCGTGCAGGACGACGCAAGGATTGTGGATCTTTCGACGCCGACAGCGGGCGACTCCGATTCGATGTACATCAACGAATACTTCAGTGACACGGTAAGAGAGTTGCTGCAGCGTGCTGCAGAGCGGGCGTTGGAGTTCGGTCGTTCGGAAGTGGATACCGAACATCTCCTCTATGAACTGCTCGCAATCCCCGCTGTCGCCGAGACCTTTAATCAACTGCATCAATCGGCCACTGAAATTCAGAAGCTTATAGATGAAACCGCGCCCAAACAGAGCAAGGTGGTGAATCGGCGCAACGATCGAATGTTAGTTTCGCCTCGTCTGAAGAGCGTGTTGCAAATCGCGTACCACGAGGCCAGGCGACAGGGGCTTGGCTATGTTGGACCAGAGCATCTGATGATTGGCTTGGCTGCCGTGCCCGACAGCTTTGCAGGCAATCTACTTCGTAAGCTGGGGGCCAGTGCCCAAACGTTGCGCCAGGAGCTGCAGCATCAACCCACCGGTCAGGATAAGAACAAGAAGGCGGAGACTTCGACGACACCTCACCTGGACAGATTCAGTCGTGATTTGACATCGCTCGCGCGAGAGGGTCGCATTGACCCTGTCATTGGACGTTCGGTCGAGATCGAAACAATGATCGAGATCCTTGCTCGTCGCAGAAAAAACAATCCAGTTTTGATTGGGGAGCCCGGCGTCGGAAAGACCGCAATCGTCGAGGGGCTTGCGATCCGGATGGTGAAAGGGGACGTGCCAGATTCGTTGCGTGACAAGCGACTACTTGAATTGAACATTAACTCAATGGTTGCAGGTTCGAAGTATCGTGGAGAATTTGAGGAGCGGGTGCAGCAGCTGATCGACGAGATTCTCAAGAATCGCGATGCGCTTGTAATTTTTGTTGATGAAGTGCACACAATCGTCGGAGCTGGGCAAGGCGGGGGGGAGGGTGGTCTTGATATCGCGAACGTGTTCAAGCCTGCGATGGCACGCGGCGAGTTGAATCTCATCGGTGCAACGACACTTGCGGAGTATCAGAAGCACATCGAGTCGGACTCGGCTTTGGAGCGACGTTTCCAGCCGATACTCGTATCCGAAGCTACCGTTGAACAATCAATCAACATACTGCGCGGGTTAAGAGACCGACTCGAGGGGCATCATCACGTAACCATCCAGGACGACGCGATCGTGGCCGCTGCCACGTTATCTGACCGCTACGTAGCAGGAAGATTCCTACCGGACAAAGCCATTGATCTCGTGGACCAGGCGGCGGCCCGCGTTCATCTGTCGGCCACGTCCCGACCGGCTGACATTCTTGAATTCGAATCTGAAATTGCGCAAATGAAGCGGGAGCAGGATTACGCGGCGACTCGAAAGCTATTTGAGCGTGCGCACGCGCTGGACAGTCGAATCAAGGACAAGGAAAAGGCTTTGTCTGATGCAACAGACAAGTGGAAGAGTAAGGTCAGCTGTAACACTTCAGACGTATCTGCGACTCACATTGCGGAAATCGTCGCGAAACTCACCGGGATCCCCGTCGCTCAGCTGACGGCGGCCGAGAGGGAGCGGCTGATGGATCTCGAGGGCCGACTGCACCACCGGGTCATCGGACAAGGCGAAGCAGTCCGCGCAGTCAGTGATGCTGTACGCCGCGCACGCGCGGGATTGCAGGGCAGCGGCCGACCGACCGCTGTGTTTCTATTCCTTGGACCCACGGGTGTGGGTAAGACAGAACTGGCAAAAGCTCTGGCCGAGGTTGTCTTTGGTGATGAAGATGCATTGATCCGAATGGACATGAGCGAGTACATGGAGAGGCATGCCGTTGCGAGGCTGATGGGGGCTCCTCCCGGCTACGTCGGCTACGATGAAGGGGGCCAACTGACGGAGAGAGTGCGTCGGCGACCCTACAGCGTCATCCTGTTCGATGAGATCGAGAAGGCACACCCCGACGTCTACAACGTACTCCTCCAGGTGTTCGATGACGGTCGTCTCACAGACGGCAAAGGGCGGGTCGTCGACTTCGGCAATACCTTGATGATTGCAACCAGTAACCTCGGGGCGGAAATCATCGGTGGGCATAAACGGGCTGGCCTTGGCTTCATGCAAAACGATGCCTCGCCCTCCGTCCGAGGCGGGGTAATGGATGTCTTGAGGCAGCACTTTCGTCCGGAGTTTATCAACCGGGTTGACGACATCATCATATTTGAGTCACTTGGGCAAAAAGAGACTTTGCAGATAGTTCGGTTGCAACTCGAGCAGGTCAAGCGAGTCGCAAGCAGTCAGGATATCGAAATTACGTTCTCCGAGGCAGTGGTGGAATTGCTTGCAAGGGTCGGATATCGGCCCGAGTTTGGTGCGAGAGAGCTTCGACGCCAGATCAGGCAACTCATAGAGAACGAGCTAGCTCGACAAATCCTGGACGGAACCCTTTCGGAGGGCATGAAAGTGCTGTGCGAACTGGATTCCGAGAGCCATAAGATTGCATTCCGCCAGCAGTCTGTCCCGCGTTCCGAAAGCACGTCCGACTCGTCGCCCGGAAACGTTGGGCCAATTGCAGTCCCCGAAGGCTAG
- a CDS encoding formate/nitrite transporter family protein: MRGALDVLGLIFWLVFAFVACGFEHSGANIFLFALALIGLHPESVTLARAAANLVSVTIGNLVGGSVFMSLGYWLQDRHSNRSQSGMAVPDSAGADLKHLDLALK, translated from the coding sequence TTGAGAGGTGCCCTGGATGTACTGGGCCTTATTTTCTGGCTGGTTTTTGCATTCGTCGCCTGTGGATTCGAACATAGTGGCGCCAACATATTCCTGTTCGCCCTGGCGCTCATCGGCCTCCACCCAGAAAGCGTGACGTTGGCGCGCGCGGCAGCGAACCTGGTCTCTGTGACGATTGGAAACCTGGTTGGCGGCAGCGTGTTCATGAGCCTCGGCTATTGGCTGCAGGATCGTCACAGCAACCGCTCGCAATCCGGCATGGCCGTGCCCGACAGCGCCGGCGCGGACCTAAAACACCTGGACCTTGCCTTGAAGTGA
- a CDS encoding DUF3331 domain-containing protein gives MLLLNPACDPWQRTVGALSSWPDGEPTLPGATGHFPIKHAATESKGKSPCVSGGLGLVKVIERLNETTAVIDWRDSTAGCYTEQVWRVCVARVTGQCALSGAAIKKGDAVYRPRTNRNLRANAAFMILSSELDNAFSLVDC, from the coding sequence ATGCTTCTTTTAAATCCCGCTTGCGATCCGTGGCAACGCACCGTTGGCGCGCTCAGCTCCTGGCCGGATGGCGAACCCACTCTCCCCGGCGCCACTGGCCATTTCCCAATAAAGCACGCCGCAACGGAAAGCAAAGGAAAATCGCCCTGCGTCTCCGGCGGCCTGGGTCTTGTCAAGGTCATCGAACGGCTGAATGAGACGACTGCCGTGATTGATTGGCGGGATTCAACTGCCGGATGCTACACAGAGCAGGTTTGGCGAGTCTGTGTCGCGCGCGTGACCGGCCAATGCGCGTTAAGCGGCGCAGCCATCAAGAAGGGGGACGCCGTGTACCGGCCGCGCACAAACAGGAACCTGCGAGCGAACGCGGCTTTTATGATCCTCTCAAGTGAGCTGGATAACGCGTTCAGTCTGGTCGATTGCTGA